One Hermetia illucens chromosome 4, iHerIll2.2.curated.20191125, whole genome shotgun sequence DNA segment encodes these proteins:
- the LOC119655973 gene encoding uncharacterized protein LOC119655973, producing MPHYLLFLLTILLFIFSEQTKFNVTMRALSTWSNPSVIIANSTIINNTINVDFHILHEIKDVEFRLTMHELRNEKMTKLMDEQFRPCVIKRLIKISPYASGAMHIISDYTNFGWKCAYKPGLYYLRNYPPGSEIIPLRFVYQHKVVAQCKTTFYMNHFDKIAEILVRYEVTRN from the exons ATGCCTCATTATTTGTTATTCTTGTTAACGATATTGCTTTTTATTTTCTCAGAACAG ACAAAATTCAACGTAACCATGCGAGCGCTTTCCACTTGGTCCAATCCCTCCGTCATAATCGCGAATTCAACCATTATAAATAATACTATAAATGTTGACTTCCACATTCTTCATGAGATTAAGGATGTTGAATTTCGTCTAACAATGCATGAGTTACGCAACGAAAAAATGACAAAGTTGATGGATGAACAGTTCAGACCATGTGTTATTAAAAGATTAATCAAGATTAGCCCATATGCATCAGGAGCAATGCATATTATATCGGATTACACAAACTTCGGATGGAAATGCGCTTATAAGCCAGGACTTTACTATCTTCGAAACTACCCGCCAGGATCGGAAATTATTCCTTTACGTTTCGTTTACCAACATAAAGTAGTCGCCCAGTGCAAGACTACTTTCTATATGAATCATTTTGACAAAATCGCAGAAATTCTTGTTAGATACGAAGTAACAAGAAATTAG
- the LOC119656173 gene encoding uncharacterized protein LOC119656173: MPGKAHVPQSLILLNLILRIEAPYTYICDFQDVKVSMSPDYGTMKVEVINNIVFIDTNITQAIKNPQFYMSLNEQTGNRITRRIVKISMKTCDVGRLAETNPFINVIAIIVRKHTNLPFVCPLPAGRYFVRNLTVSSDFVPLRLFYKPNSVIVLDGYYTAEKSTGRTVTFLKAIIKAKILKKKI; encoded by the exons ATGCCAGGGAAAGCCCATGTTCCACAATCTTTAATTTTACTAAATTTGATTCTACGAATTGAA GCaccttatacatatatatgcgatTTTCAAGATGTCAAAGTCTCTATGTCCCCCGATTATGGTACAATGAAAGTTGAAGTGATCAACAACATTGTGTTTATAGATACAAACATAACACAAGCTATTAAAAACCCTCAATTTTACATGTCCCTAAACGAACAAACAGGAAACCGGATCACTCGAAGGATAGTGAAAATTTCTATGAAAACGTGTGATGTAGGCCGTTTAGCGGAAACGAATCCATTCATAAACGTTATAGCCATTATCGTACGAAAACACACAAATCTTCCATTTGTCTGCCCTCTGCCTGCTGGAAGATATTTTGTACGTAATTTGACGGTATCAAGTGATTTTGTTCCACTACGACTATTCTATAAACCGAACAGTGTGATAGTTCTTGACGGTTACTATACAGCGGAAAAGTCAACTGGTAGGACGGTAACGTTCCTGAAAGCAATTATTAAGGCcaaaatcttaaagaaaaaaatctga
- the LOC119653439 gene encoding uncharacterized protein LOC119653439, with protein sequence MIEIQYVLPSLILVTVLLKIETAYICVYENISAYMSPEYGAMRVDIINKTVCNVDLNITQAVRNPKIRLSIYELIGKRITWKVIDVAYKTCDLARLARSNAIMNAATALVRKYTNLSLVCPLPAGKYVIRNMKVSNDLIPLRLFYKPNNVMVLDCHFTAEKLTGKTVFFANATAKAKILKTKKIKQFIQP encoded by the exons ATGATAGAGATACAGTATGTTCTGCCATCTTTGATTTTAGTGACGGTGCTTCTAAAAATTGAA ACAGCTTATATATGTGTTTACGAGAATATCAGTGCCTATATGTCACCTGAATATGGTGCAATGAGGGTTGATATAATCAACAAGACTGTGTGCAACGTAGATTTGAATATAACACAAGCCGTTAGAAACCCTAAAATTCGCTTGTCTATATATGAACTAATCGGGAAAAGGATCACTTGGAAAGTAATAGACGTTGCTTATAAAACATGTGACCTAGCCCGTTTAGCAAGAAGCAATGCAATAATGAACGCTGCAACGGCCCTTGTACGAAAATACACGAATCTTTCACTGGTCTGTCCCCTGCCTGCTGGAAAATATGTTATACGAAATATGAAGGTCTCAAATGATTTAATTCCATTACGACTATTCTATAAACCGAACAACGTGATGGTTCTTGACTGTCACTTCACAGCGGAAAAGTTGACTGGTAAGACAGTATTTTTCGCAAACGCAACTGCAAAagctaaaatcttaaaaacaaaaaaaattaaacaattcaTCCAGCCCTAG